In the Hordeum vulgare subsp. vulgare chromosome 7H, MorexV3_pseudomolecules_assembly, whole genome shotgun sequence genome, one interval contains:
- the LOC123411982 gene encoding MADS-box transcription factor 7 isoform X1: MGRGRVELKRIENKINRQVTFAKRRNGLLKKAYELSVLCDAEVALIVFSNRGKLYEFCSTQSMTKTLDKYQKCSYAGPETTVQNRENEQLKNSRNEYLKLKTRVDNLQRTQRNLLGEDLDSLGIKELESLEKQLDSSLKHIRTTRTQHMVDQLTELQRREQMFSEANKCLRIKLEESNQVHGQQLWEHNNNVLSYERQPEVQPQMHGGNGFFHPLDAAGEPTLHIGYPPESLNSSCMTTFMPPWLP, encoded by the exons ATGGGGAGGGGGAGGGTGGAGCTGAAGCGGATCGAGAACAAGATCAACCGCCAGGTCACCTTCGCCAAGCGCAGGAACGGCCTGCTCAAGAAGGCCTACGAGCTCTCCGTGCTATGCGACGCTGAGGTCGCGCTCATCGTCTTCTCCAACCGCGGCAAGCTCTACGAGTTCTGCAGCACCCAGAG CATGACAAAGACACTGGACAAGTATCAAAAATGCAGTTATGCAGGACCTGAAACTACTgtgcaaaacagagaaaatgag CAACTGAAAAACAGCCGCAATGAGTACCTGAAACTAAAGACACGGGTTGATAATTTACAGCGAACACAAAG GAATTTGCTTGGTGAAGATCTTGATTCATTAGGCATAAAAGAGCTTGAGAGCCTTGAGAAGCAACTCGATTCGTCCTTGAAGCACATTAGAACAACAAGG ACACAACATATGGTTGACCAATTGACAGAACTCCAGAGAAGG GAACAAATGTTTTCGGAGGCAAATAAATGTCTTCGAATAAAA TTGGAGGAGAGCAACCAGGTTCATGGGCAGCAGCTCTGGGAGCACAACAACAACGTACTGAGCTATGAACGTCAGCCGGAAGTGCAGCCGCAGATGCACGGCGGCAATGGATTCTTCCACCCCCTTGATGCTGCTGGTGAACCCACTCTTCACATAGG GTACCCTCCTGAGTCCCTGAATAGCTCATGCATGACTACTTTCATGCCCCCGTGGTTGCCTTGA
- the LOC123411982 gene encoding MADS-box transcription factor 7 isoform X2, protein MGRGRVELKRIENKINRQVTFAKRRNGLLKKAYELSVLCDAEVALIVFSNRGKLYEFCSTQSMTKTLDKYQKCSYAGPETTVQNRENEQLKNSRNEYLKLKTRVDNLQRTQRNLLGEDLDSLGIKELESLEKQLDSSLKHIRTTRTQHMVDQLTELQRRLEESNQVHGQQLWEHNNNVLSYERQPEVQPQMHGGNGFFHPLDAAGEPTLHIGYPPESLNSSCMTTFMPPWLP, encoded by the exons ATGGGGAGGGGGAGGGTGGAGCTGAAGCGGATCGAGAACAAGATCAACCGCCAGGTCACCTTCGCCAAGCGCAGGAACGGCCTGCTCAAGAAGGCCTACGAGCTCTCCGTGCTATGCGACGCTGAGGTCGCGCTCATCGTCTTCTCCAACCGCGGCAAGCTCTACGAGTTCTGCAGCACCCAGAG CATGACAAAGACACTGGACAAGTATCAAAAATGCAGTTATGCAGGACCTGAAACTACTgtgcaaaacagagaaaatgag CAACTGAAAAACAGCCGCAATGAGTACCTGAAACTAAAGACACGGGTTGATAATTTACAGCGAACACAAAG GAATTTGCTTGGTGAAGATCTTGATTCATTAGGCATAAAAGAGCTTGAGAGCCTTGAGAAGCAACTCGATTCGTCCTTGAAGCACATTAGAACAACAAGG ACACAACATATGGTTGACCAATTGACAGAACTCCAGAGAAGG TTGGAGGAGAGCAACCAGGTTCATGGGCAGCAGCTCTGGGAGCACAACAACAACGTACTGAGCTATGAACGTCAGCCGGAAGTGCAGCCGCAGATGCACGGCGGCAATGGATTCTTCCACCCCCTTGATGCTGCTGGTGAACCCACTCTTCACATAGG GTACCCTCCTGAGTCCCTGAATAGCTCATGCATGACTACTTTCATGCCCCCGTGGTTGCCTTGA